In Streptomyces sp. NBC_01551, one DNA window encodes the following:
- a CDS encoding sensor histidine kinase produces MDVTARVRAGWDWLKGPEPWTRRMVAGDLALATVLAVLGLGVEELDRGSGRRMLASVVLVVALTLLRRRLPAATLVAGSALSAVFPGALFVTSLLGWSAGRRIEGVGRAIAAFSLAFVAAVGFGVVNEWSQMRPLLVIVFTTLMFLVTTVMPGLASRYWSQRRTLLRALQERNAQLMRERAMIVGQARLVERQRIAQDMHDSLGHQLALISVHTGALEVDPKLTDRQREAVGVLRQASVAAMHELREVVGILRDGVAAPVPVEEAAQPAARGVAGIAGVVEAARGAGTDVRLATTGQPRPLVAACDHAAYRIVQEALTNAYKHAPGAAIAVELRYEDDSLVVEIANGPAAGPGAGEVVSGGQGLTGLRERARLVGGMVHAGPTEGGGFRVAGVLPYGAEPAGVVESADDFGQQLPEGVLGGTPPMDWAAVNRELIVPTRSRLGGVAMGCGIAFAAGVVLLVVLGVGVALMVGSFSDAMVDQDQYDTIRVGTAEQEVRDRLPSGDSMLTAGLDRKGPARPEGTECLAYLATDQPSGLTTDLVFRFCFKDGKLVEKQAYEVKQ; encoded by the coding sequence GTGGACGTGACGGCGAGGGTGCGGGCGGGCTGGGACTGGCTGAAGGGGCCCGAGCCCTGGACCCGGCGGATGGTGGCGGGTGATCTGGCGCTGGCGACGGTGCTGGCGGTGCTGGGGCTCGGCGTCGAGGAGCTCGACCGGGGTTCGGGGCGGCGGATGCTGGCCAGCGTCGTGCTCGTCGTGGCGCTGACGCTGCTGCGGCGCCGGCTGCCGGCGGCCACGCTGGTGGCGGGCTCGGCGCTGAGCGCGGTCTTCCCCGGGGCGCTGTTCGTCACGAGCCTGCTCGGCTGGTCGGCGGGGCGCCGGATCGAGGGCGTGGGCCGGGCGATCGCCGCCTTCAGCCTGGCGTTCGTCGCGGCGGTCGGCTTCGGTGTGGTGAACGAGTGGTCGCAGATGCGGCCGCTGCTGGTGATCGTGTTCACCACGCTGATGTTCCTGGTGACGACCGTCATGCCGGGTCTGGCGAGCAGGTACTGGTCGCAGCGCCGGACGCTGCTGCGCGCGCTCCAGGAGCGCAACGCGCAGCTGATGCGGGAGCGGGCGATGATCGTCGGTCAGGCGAGGCTGGTGGAGCGGCAGCGCATCGCCCAGGACATGCACGACAGCCTGGGCCACCAGCTGGCGTTGATCTCGGTGCACACCGGGGCGCTGGAGGTGGATCCGAAGCTCACCGACCGGCAGCGGGAGGCGGTCGGCGTGCTGCGGCAGGCGTCGGTGGCGGCGATGCACGAGCTGCGCGAGGTCGTGGGGATCCTGCGGGACGGGGTGGCCGCCCCGGTCCCGGTGGAGGAGGCGGCGCAGCCGGCGGCGCGCGGGGTGGCCGGGATCGCGGGGGTCGTGGAGGCCGCGCGGGGGGCGGGGACCGACGTACGGCTGGCCACGACGGGGCAGCCGCGGCCGCTGGTCGCCGCCTGCGACCACGCCGCGTACCGGATCGTGCAGGAGGCGCTGACCAACGCCTACAAGCACGCCCCGGGCGCCGCGATCGCGGTCGAGCTGCGGTACGAGGACGACTCGCTGGTGGTGGAGATCGCCAACGGGCCGGCGGCCGGGCCGGGCGCGGGAGAGGTGGTCTCGGGCGGGCAGGGGCTGACGGGGCTGCGCGAGCGGGCCCGGCTGGTCGGCGGGATGGTGCACGCGGGCCCGACCGAGGGCGGCGGGTTCCGGGTGGCCGGGGTGCTGCCGTACGGCGCGGAGCCGGCCGGGGTGGTGGAATCGGCCGACGACTTCGGGCAGCAGCTGCCGGAGGGCGTGCTGGGCGGTACGCCGCCGATGGACTGGGCTGCGGTGAACCGGGAGTTGATCGTCCCCACGCGCAGCAGGCTCGGCGGGGTCGCGATGGGCTGCGGGATCGCGTTCGCGGCGGGGGTGGTGCTGCTGGTCGTGCTCGGGGTCGGGGTGGCGCTGATGGTGGGCTCGTTCAGTGATGCGATGGTCGACCAGGATCAGTACGACACGATCCGGGTGGGCACCGCCGAGCAGGAGGTCCGCGACCGGTTGCCGAGCGGGGACTCCATGCTGACGGCGGGGCTGGACCGCAAGGGGCCGGCCCGGCCGGAGGGCACGGAGTGCCTGGCGTACCTGGCCACGGACCAGCCGTCGGGGCTGACCACCGATCTGGTGTTCCGGTTCTGCTTCAAGGACGGCAAGCTCGTCGAGAAGCAGGCGTACGAGGTCAAGCAGTAG
- a CDS encoding response regulator transcription factor, with amino-acid sequence MIRVVIADDEPLIRAGIRMILTSAPDIEVVAEAANGREAVELARAHTPDVMLLDIQMPVMDGLTALGELGRAAPEVRALILTTFGEKENVLRALGEGGAGFLLKDSAPGELIGAVRAAAAGDAYLSPAATRHVVDQLASGQAAGRGEAARRRVAELSERERGVLALLGEGLSNADAGRRLHMSEATVKTYVSRILSKLGCENRVQAALLARDAGL; translated from the coding sequence GTGATCCGAGTGGTGATCGCTGACGATGAGCCACTGATCCGGGCCGGGATCAGGATGATCCTGACCTCGGCCCCGGACATCGAGGTGGTCGCGGAGGCGGCGAACGGTCGGGAGGCGGTGGAGCTCGCGCGGGCGCACACGCCGGACGTGATGCTGCTGGACATCCAGATGCCGGTGATGGACGGGCTGACGGCACTGGGTGAGCTGGGCCGGGCGGCGCCGGAGGTGCGCGCGCTGATCCTGACCACCTTCGGGGAGAAGGAGAACGTGCTGCGGGCGCTCGGCGAGGGCGGCGCGGGGTTCCTGCTGAAGGACTCGGCGCCCGGCGAGCTGATCGGCGCGGTGCGGGCGGCGGCCGCCGGGGACGCCTACCTGTCGCCGGCGGCGACCCGGCACGTGGTGGACCAGCTGGCCTCGGGGCAGGCCGCGGGGCGCGGCGAGGCGGCCCGGCGGCGGGTGGCGGAGCTGAGCGAGCGGGAGCGAGGGGTGCTGGCCCTGCTGGGCGAGGGCCTGTCGAACGCGGACGCGGGCCGGCGGCTGCACATGAGCGAGGCGACGGTGAAGACGTACGTGAGCCGGATCCTGTCGAAGCTGGGGTGCGAGAACCGGGTACAGGCGGCCCTGCTGGCCAGGGACGCCGGGCTCTAG
- a CDS encoding DUF2252 domain-containing protein: MVAVPEQRVAEPDVAVGGTTGPAGPAGPAGATVLTAAALGLTPGGTAPAAAAAVAPAVAPAPAGGRIPAVAGFAPRAVSGSPRAAGKALRDRVPRAVHARFEAPAGRPDAVRAVEESNVGRVPELAPIRVGRMAANPFAFLRGAAGLMAHDLSGGPVTGVGAQICGDAHAANFGLYGDARGRLVIDLNDFDETVFGPWEWDVKRLATSLVLAGRVAGADEDTCRAAALDAVGAYRRTMRLLAKLPALDAWNAIADEELVSHTDARDLLGTLERVSEKARNNTSARFAAKSTEAGDDGVRRFVDALPVLRRVGDGEAAAVAASLGPYLETLQGDRLPLLARYAIHDVAFRVVGTGSVGTRSYVVLLLDHRGEPLVLQVKEARPSVLLPYLPALGFTSAPEEHEGRRVVAGQKRMQVVSDILLGWTTVEGRPYQVRQFRNRKGSVDPAALAPDQIDDYGRMTGALLARAHAHSADPRVLAGYCGKNDELDEAMATFAVAYADRSEADHADLVAAVRSGRIAAEAGV; this comes from the coding sequence ATGGTGGCGGTACCGGAGCAGCGTGTGGCGGAGCCGGACGTGGCGGTGGGCGGGACGACGGGTCCGGCCGGTCCGGCCGGTCCGGCGGGCGCGACGGTCCTGACGGCCGCCGCCCTGGGTCTGACGCCGGGCGGGACGGCCCCGGCGGCCGCCGCGGCGGTGGCCCCGGCGGTGGCCCCGGCGCCGGCCGGCGGGCGGATACCCGCCGTTGCCGGGTTCGCCCCCCGGGCCGTCTCGGGCTCGCCGCGGGCCGCCGGCAAGGCCCTGCGCGACCGCGTACCGCGCGCGGTACACGCGCGCTTCGAGGCGCCCGCCGGGCGCCCGGACGCCGTGCGGGCGGTCGAGGAGTCCAACGTCGGCCGGGTTCCCGAGCTGGCGCCGATCCGGGTGGGCCGGATGGCCGCGAACCCGTTCGCGTTCCTGCGCGGGGCGGCCGGGCTGATGGCGCACGACCTGTCCGGCGGGCCGGTGACCGGGGTGGGCGCGCAGATCTGCGGTGACGCGCACGCGGCGAACTTCGGCCTGTACGGGGACGCGCGCGGCCGACTCGTCATCGACCTGAACGACTTCGACGAGACCGTCTTCGGCCCGTGGGAATGGGACGTGAAGCGGCTGGCGACCTCGCTGGTGCTGGCCGGGCGGGTGGCGGGCGCGGACGAGGACACCTGCCGGGCGGCGGCGCTGGACGCGGTCGGCGCCTACCGGCGCACCATGCGGCTGCTGGCCAAGCTGCCGGCGCTCGACGCGTGGAACGCGATCGCGGACGAGGAGCTCGTCTCGCACACCGATGCCCGGGACCTGCTGGGCACGCTGGAGCGGGTCTCGGAGAAGGCCCGCAACAACACCTCCGCCCGGTTCGCCGCCAAGTCCACCGAGGCGGGCGACGACGGTGTACGGCGGTTCGTGGACGCCCTGCCGGTGCTGCGCCGGGTCGGCGACGGCGAGGCGGCGGCCGTGGCGGCCTCGCTGGGCCCGTACCTGGAGACCCTGCAGGGGGACCGGCTGCCGCTGCTGGCCCGGTACGCGATCCACGACGTGGCCTTCCGGGTGGTGGGCACCGGGAGCGTGGGCACCCGCTCGTACGTCGTGCTGCTGCTGGACCACCGGGGCGAGCCGCTGGTCCTCCAGGTGAAGGAGGCGCGGCCCTCGGTGCTGCTGCCGTACCTGCCGGCGCTGGGCTTCACGTCCGCTCCGGAGGAGCACGAGGGGCGGCGGGTGGTGGCCGGCCAGAAGCGGATGCAGGTCGTCTCGGACATCCTGCTGGGCTGGACCACGGTGGAGGGGCGGCCGTACCAGGTCCGCCAGTTCCGCAACCGCAAGGGCAGTGTGGACCCGGCGGCGCTGGCCCCCGACCAGATCGACGACTACGGGCGGATGACCGGCGCGCTGCTGGCGCGGGCGCACGCGCACAGCGCCGATCCGCGGGTGCTGGCCGGGTACTGCGGCAAGAACGACGAGCTGGACGAGGCGATGGCCACGTTCGCCGTGGCCTACGCGGATCGCAGCGAGGCCGACCACGCGGATCTGGTGGCGGCGGTGCGCAGCGGGCGGATCGCGGCGGAGGCCGGGGTCTGA
- a CDS encoding rhodanese-like domain-containing protein, whose translation MNFGPLPSVDAAAVPSEGFVLDVREDDEWAAGHVEGALHIPMSDFVARFGELTEAIEDGRRVHVMCRVGGRSAQVTQYLVRQEIDAVNIDGGMQAWAGVGRPMVTDSGNPAFVL comes from the coding sequence ATGAACTTCGGACCGCTTCCCTCGGTGGACGCCGCCGCGGTGCCCTCCGAAGGCTTTGTCCTGGACGTCCGTGAGGATGACGAATGGGCGGCCGGGCACGTGGAGGGTGCGCTGCACATCCCGATGAGCGACTTCGTGGCCCGCTTCGGCGAGCTGACGGAGGCCATCGAGGACGGCCGCCGGGTCCACGTCATGTGCCGGGTCGGCGGGCGTTCCGCGCAGGTGACCCAGTACCTGGTGCGCCAGGAGATCGACGCCGTCAACATCGACGGCGGGATGCAGGCGTGGGCGGGCGTCGGGCGCCCGATGGTGACCGACAGCGGGAACCCGGCCTTCGTGCTGTAG
- a CDS encoding acyl-CoA dehydrogenase family protein → MDFTFTEEQQAAVEAAKAVFADVAPDSVPSPALSPGAVADEFDRPLWAKLAGSDLLSLVLAEEHGGAGLDAIALCLVLREAAKVLARVPLLEHCATAMSVQAHGSPELATALLPGAGRGALVLTAAAHGRTGHDPAELAVVARRDEAHWTLDGVQTSVPWAHSADWIAVPAHTGEGDAVLALIPRTAAGLSLADQYSTSGERLAELTLDGVRVPATHLIDTPGAWDRLRQVLATGTCALALGLGESVLAMTSQYTGKREQFGFPVATFQAVAVQAADRYIDLRAMEVTLWQAAWRLDAATGGAGGPLPSAGDVAVAKIWASEGVRRVVQTAQHLHGGFGADTDYPLHRYHAWAKQLELQLGPAAAHEEALGDLLAAHPLA, encoded by the coding sequence GTGGACTTCACCTTCACCGAGGAACAGCAGGCCGCCGTCGAGGCGGCCAAGGCCGTCTTCGCGGATGTCGCGCCCGACAGCGTGCCCAGCCCCGCGCTCAGTCCGGGGGCCGTCGCCGACGAGTTCGACCGGCCCCTGTGGGCCAAGCTGGCCGGCTCCGACCTGCTGAGCCTGGTCCTCGCCGAGGAACACGGCGGGGCCGGGCTCGACGCCATCGCCCTGTGCCTGGTCCTGCGCGAGGCCGCGAAGGTACTGGCCCGGGTGCCGCTGCTGGAGCACTGCGCCACCGCCATGTCCGTCCAGGCCCACGGCAGCCCCGAGCTGGCCACCGCCCTGCTGCCCGGCGCCGGGCGCGGCGCCCTCGTCCTCACCGCCGCCGCCCACGGCCGCACCGGCCACGACCCGGCCGAACTCGCCGTCGTCGCCCGCCGCGACGAAGCGCACTGGACCCTGGACGGCGTCCAGACCTCCGTCCCCTGGGCCCACAGCGCCGACTGGATCGCCGTACCCGCCCACACCGGCGAAGGGGACGCCGTCCTCGCGCTGATCCCGCGGACCGCGGCGGGGCTCTCCCTCGCCGACCAGTACTCCACCAGCGGGGAGCGGCTCGCCGAACTCACCCTGGACGGCGTACGGGTGCCCGCCACCCACCTCATCGACACCCCCGGCGCCTGGGACCGGCTCCGCCAGGTTCTCGCCACCGGGACCTGCGCCCTGGCCCTGGGCCTCGGCGAGAGCGTGCTCGCCATGACGAGCCAATACACCGGCAAGCGCGAGCAGTTCGGCTTCCCCGTGGCCACCTTCCAGGCCGTCGCCGTCCAGGCCGCCGACCGCTACATCGACCTGCGCGCCATGGAGGTCACCCTCTGGCAGGCCGCGTGGCGGCTGGACGCCGCGACGGGCGGCGCCGGCGGACCGCTGCCGAGCGCGGGCGACGTCGCGGTCGCCAAGATCTGGGCCTCGGAGGGGGTACGCCGGGTCGTGCAGACCGCCCAGCACCTGCACGGCGGCTTCGGCGCCGACACCGACTACCCGCTGCACCGCTACCACGCCTGGGCCAAGCAACTGGAGCTCCAGCTCGGCCCCGCCGCGGCACACGAGGAGGCCCTGGGCGACCTCCTGGCCGCCCACCCCCTCGCGTAA